The Apium graveolens cultivar Ventura chromosome 6, ASM990537v1, whole genome shotgun sequence genome contains a region encoding:
- the LOC141666633 gene encoding putative methyltransferase PMT16, producing the protein MANTYSNIKYLPHTFLLLKNKHINLYYTAIVTILCSLSYMIGVWQHGAAATGDTNLLSSLPCIPRQNLTTENNPLRELDFTSHHNAENMPPTAARVKHFPPCNPKFSEYTPCEDAERSLKFDREMLVYRERHCPEDDEVLSCRIPAPFGYKTPFRWPESRDSVWYANVPHKHLTIEKAGQNWVRFEGDRFKFPGGGTMFPRGANAYIDDIGKLINLRDGSIRTAIDTGCGVASWGAYLLSRNILTVSFAPRDTHVAQVQFALERGVPALIGVLASIRLPYPSRAFDMAHCSRCLIPWGKNDGLYLIEVDRILRPGGYWVFSGPPINWENRWKGWDRTREDLDTEQTEIESVARSLCWKKLVQKDDIAIWQKPTNHIHCKLNRKVFKKPQMCQAPNPDKAWYTKLEKCLTPLPEVKNLKETAGGQLAKWPIRLNAIPPRIISGSVEGVTNETFTKDSDLWKTRILHYKSLDYQLAERGRYRNLLDMNSYLGGFAAALVNDPVWVMNVVPVEAPISTLGVIYQRGLIGTYQNWCEAMSTYPRTYDFIHADSIFSLYKDRCGIEDIVLEMDRILRPQGSVIIRDDVDVLLNVKNILDGVEWESRLVDHEDGPHERQKLLIATKQYWTSPEVHEQDQQALNPTF; encoded by the exons ATGGCAAATACTTACAGCAACATAAAATACTTACCACACACCTTTTTATTACTTAAAAACAAACATATTAACTTATACTACACAGCAATAGTTACCATCTTATGTTCTTTATCCTACATGATCGGAGTATGGCAACACGGCGCCGCCGCCACCGGAGACACAAACCTCCTCAGCTCACTTCCTTGCATCCCACGTCAAAACCTCACAACAGAAAACAACCCATTACGAGAACTCGACTTCACATCCCACCACAATGCTGAAAACATGCCACCCACGGCGGCGCGTGTCAAGCACTTCCCACCGTGTAACCCAAAATTCAGCGAGTACACGCCATGCGAAGACGCGGAGAGATCGTTAAAATTCGACAGAGAAATGTTGGTTTATAGAGAACGGCATTGCCCGGAAGATGATGAGGTGTTGTCGTGTCGAATTCCGGCGCCGTTTGGTTATAAAACGCCGTTCCGGTGGCCGGAGAGCCGTGACTCGGTTTGGTATGCTAATGTGCCACATAAACATTTAACTATTGAAAAAGCCGGTCAAAATTGGGTCCGGTTCGAAGGGGACCGGTTCAAGTTTCCTGGTGGTGGGACCATGTTTCCTAGAGGTGCTAATGCTTACATTGATGATATCGGAAAATTGATCAATCTTCGTGATGGTTCTATTCGGACTGCTATTGATACCGGTTGCGGG GTTGCAAGCTGGGGAGCATACCTTCTGTCAAGAAACATATTAACCGTGTCATTTGCACCAAGAGACACTCATGTAGCACAAGTTCAGTTTGCGCTTGAGCGTGGAGTTCCTGCACTAATAGGTGTTTTGGCTTCCATTCGGCTACCTTACCCTTCAAGAGCATTTGACATGGCTCACTGTTCTCGGTGCTTGATTCCGTGGGGTAAAAATG ATGGACTTTACTTGATTGAAGTTGATAGAATTTTAAGGCCGGGTGGATACTGGGTTTTCTCTGGACCACCTATAAATTGGGAGAATCGTTGGAAAGGTTGGGATAGAACACGTGAAGATCTTGACACTGAGCAAACTGAAATTGAGAGCGTAGCAAGAAGTCTATGTTGGAAGAAACTGGTACAAAAAGATGACATTGCTATTTGGCAGAAACCAACCAATCATATTCATTGTAAGCTCAATCGAAAGGTTTTCAAAAAACCACAGATGTGCCAAGCACCAAATCCAGATAAGGCCTG GTACACAAAATTGGAGAAATGTTTGACACCACTACCAGAAGTGAAGAACCTAAAAGAAACTGCAGGTGGGCAGCTAGCCAAATGGCCTATAAGATTGAATGCAATACCACCGCGAATTATCAGTGGAAGTGTAGAGGGAGTAACAAACGAAACTTTCACCAAAGATTCAGACTTATGGAAGACCAGAATATTGCATTATAAGTCTTTGGATTATCAGCTAGCTGAGAGAGGAAGGTACCGAAATTTGCTAGACATGAATTCTTATTTGGGAGGTTTTGCAGCTGCCCTTGTTAATGATCCTGTCTGGGTCATGAACGTTGTCCCTGTTGAGGCTCCAATCAGCACCCTTGGAGTCATTTATCAACGCGGACTGATTGGAACTTATCAGAACTG GTGTGAGGCCATGTCTACATATCCAAGAACATATGATTTCATTCATGCTGATTCGATATTCAGTCTCTACAAAGATAG ATGTGGAATTGAAGATATTGTGTTGGAAATGGATAGAATACTGAGGCCACAAGGCAGTGTGATCATAAGAGATGATGTTGATGTTCTGTTAAATGTCAAGAACATTTTAGATGGAGTTGAATGGGAAAGCAGATTGGTGGATCATGAAGATGGGCCTCATGAAAGACAAAAGCTACTTATTGCTACTAAACAGTACTGGACTTCACCTGAAGTCCATGAACAAGATCAACAGGCCCTAAATCCAACTTTCTAG
- the LOC141664459 gene encoding uncharacterized protein LOC141664459: protein MTKQKSFAECLGFMGLGCFGVKISDSDSDSDSESDRQSGAPIIPTMNLRQNPVVLDQKQQWTSDDNDEFDQSPTRIISAPESPELVSLIELLRRQDQLEKNTEVGSIENTFICCVCMGRKNRSVLIPCGHTFCGACSRKLSFVHGTCPVCHYPFSEFLDIV, encoded by the coding sequence ATGACGAAACAAAAGTCATTTGCTGAATGTTTGGGATTTATGGGACTAGGCTGTTTTGGAGTTAAGATCTCGGATTCGGATTCGGATTCGGATTCGGAATCGGATCGTCAAAGTGGAGCCCCAATTATCCCAACAATGAATTTAAGGCAAAACCCTGTAGTTTTAGACCAGAAGCAACAGTGGACTAGTGATGATAATGATGAGTTCGATCAGAGTCCGACCCGAATCATAAGCGCACCCGAGTCGCCAGAATTGGTATCTTTGATTGAACTTCTCCGCCGTCAAGATCAATTAGAAAAAAATACGGAGGTGGGATCAATTGAGAATACTTTTATATGTTGCGTCTGCATGGGAAGAAAGAATAGGTCCGTGTTGATTCCATGCGGGCACACTTTTTGTGGAGCGTGTTCGAGGAAGTTATCTTTTGTTCATGGGACTTGTCCTGTGTGTCACTATCCGTTTAGTGAATTTCTTGATATAGTATGA